The following are encoded in a window of Chloroflexota bacterium genomic DNA:
- a CDS encoding DUF2652 domain-containing protein: MTAESASRHGYLLLADISGYTSYVAGTELDHAQQILSDLLETIIEKLTSVLTLSKLEGDAVFCYTPESHVQRGETVLEVVESAYYAFRDRAVSMRRSTTCTCKACSAIPTLDLKFIAHHGDFILQSVANRIELIGSDVNLVHRLLKNHVAEATGWRGYALFTERCLEHMGTRPDELRSAIENYEHLGDVQTHCMDLHPMYERMLAQRRVQVTPQEALYTYVGEFDAPPPVVWDWLNDVQCRGQWMPYGLWSAFLRPGGRRGAPGARNHCAHGKGVMVETVLDWRPFEYVTVEAIDLGKTMRRTIHFEPLDGGTRTRTTHFVTAAKLPLPRLIMKPLFARAMETELKYTESFQAAAAMLKETYKPDGPAA; this comes from the coding sequence ATGACTGCCGAATCTGCGAGCCGCCACGGCTACCTGTTGCTGGCGGACATTTCCGGCTACACGTCGTATGTGGCCGGCACCGAACTCGACCACGCCCAGCAAATCTTGAGCGATTTGCTGGAAACCATCATCGAGAAACTGACCTCGGTGCTGACGCTCTCCAAGCTGGAAGGCGACGCCGTCTTTTGCTACACACCGGAGAGCCACGTCCAGCGCGGCGAAACGGTGCTGGAAGTCGTCGAGAGCGCGTACTACGCCTTTCGCGACCGTGCCGTATCCATGCGCCGCAGCACGACCTGCACCTGCAAGGCGTGCAGCGCCATCCCGACGCTCGACCTCAAGTTCATTGCCCATCACGGCGACTTCATCCTTCAGAGCGTAGCGAACCGGATTGAACTGATCGGTTCGGACGTCAATCTCGTCCATCGTCTGCTGAAGAACCATGTCGCGGAGGCCACCGGCTGGCGCGGCTACGCGCTTTTCACCGAGCGCTGTCTTGAGCACATGGGCACGCGCCCCGACGAACTGCGCTCGGCGATCGAAAACTACGAGCACCTCGGCGACGTGCAGACCCACTGCATGGATCTGCACCCCATGTACGAGCGGATGCTTGCCCAGCGACGCGTGCAGGTCACGCCGCAAGAAGCGCTCTACACCTATGTCGGCGAGTTCGACGCGCCGCCGCCCGTGGTATGGGACTGGCTCAATGACGTGCAATGCCGCGGGCAGTGGATGCCCTATGGCTTGTGGAGCGCATTCCTGCGGCCCGGCGGCCGGCGCGGCGCGCCGGGCGCGCGCAACCATTGCGCGCACGGCAAGGGCGTGATGGTCGAAACGGTGCTCGACTGGCGCCCGTTTGAGTACGTCACCGTCGAGGCCATCGACCTCGGCAAGACGATGCGCCGCACGATCCATTTTGAGCCGCTCGATGGCGGCACACGCACGCGCACGACGCATTTCGTCACGGCGGCGAAGCTGCCGTTGCCGCGCCTGATTATGAAGCCGCTCTTTGCCCGCGCCATGGAGACGGAGCTCAAATACACCGAGTCATTTCAGGCCGCCGCGGCGATGCTTAAGGAAACCTACAAGCCGGACGGCCCCGCCGCGTAA
- a CDS encoding threonine synthase has protein sequence MNFLSHLECPKCKTRHDAHKPQNLCVNCAAPLLVRYRLDEAKHALARDIVRDRPRSMWRYKELLPVQNDRNIVSLGEGFTPMLPAAGTGKAIGLAHLIIKDEGLNPTGTFKARGASAGVSRAKELGIPEVAMPTAGNAGGAWAAYCAAAGIKAHIAMPQDAPEINKLECQIYGADLTLVNGLISDAGKLIAQGVKEHGWFDTATLKEPYRIEGKKTMGYEIAEQLGWRLPDVVIYPAGGGVGIIGIWKAFGELVTLGWVSPKPVRFVVAQAAGCAPLVKAFKEHRADSEFWNGADTLASGLRVPKALGDFLVLQALAESDGTAIEATDPEMLSAMKLVARADGMFICPEGAATIVAAQKLRQSGWLKTGEEVVLINTGAGLKYPEATRDAVKA, from the coding sequence ATGAACTTCCTCTCCCATCTCGAATGTCCCAAGTGCAAGACTCGGCACGACGCGCACAAGCCGCAGAATCTGTGTGTCAATTGCGCCGCGCCGCTGCTCGTCCGCTACCGGCTCGACGAGGCGAAGCACGCGCTGGCGCGCGACATTGTGCGCGACCGCCCCCGCTCGATGTGGCGGTATAAGGAGCTCCTGCCGGTGCAGAACGACCGCAACATCGTGTCGCTCGGCGAGGGCTTCACGCCGATGCTGCCCGCCGCCGGCACCGGCAAGGCGATCGGGCTGGCGCATCTGATCATCAAGGACGAGGGACTGAACCCGACCGGCACATTCAAGGCGCGCGGCGCCAGCGCCGGCGTCTCGCGCGCGAAGGAGCTCGGCATCCCGGAAGTCGCCATGCCGACGGCGGGCAACGCCGGCGGCGCATGGGCCGCGTACTGCGCGGCGGCCGGCATCAAGGCGCACATCGCCATGCCGCAGGACGCGCCGGAGATCAACAAGCTGGAGTGCCAGATCTATGGCGCGGACCTGACGCTCGTCAACGGGCTGATCAGCGATGCCGGCAAGTTGATCGCGCAGGGCGTCAAAGAGCATGGCTGGTTCGACACGGCGACGCTGAAGGAGCCTTACCGGATCGAAGGCAAGAAGACGATGGGCTACGAGATCGCGGAGCAGTTGGGCTGGCGCTTGCCCGATGTGGTCATCTACCCGGCGGGCGGCGGCGTCGGCATCATCGGCATCTGGAAAGCGTTCGGCGAGCTGGTCACGCTCGGCTGGGTATCACCGAAACCGGTGCGTTTCGTGGTCGCGCAGGCGGCCGGCTGCGCGCCGCTGGTGAAGGCATTCAAAGAGCACCGCGCCGACTCGGAGTTTTGGAACGGCGCGGACACGCTCGCTTCGGGGTTGCGAGTGCCGAAAGCGCTCGGCGACTTCCTCGTCCTGCAGGCGCTGGCCGAGAGCGACGGCACCGCGATCGAGGCAACCGACCCGGAGATGCTGTCGGCGATGAAGCTGGTCGCTCGCGCCGATGGCATGTTCATCTGCCCGGAAGGCGCCGCGACCATCGTCGCCGCGCAGAAGCTGCGCCAGTCGGGCTGGCTGAAAACCGGCGAAGAGGTCGTGCTGATCAACACCGGCGCCGGCCTGAAATACCCTGAGGCCACGCGCGACGCCGTGAAAGCCTGA
- a CDS encoding flippase-like domain-containing protein: protein MRQHLFTAFKIIISVGLLGFLVWRVGLAELAAIAASTDYRFLLAAIVLWTGSVIFSVWKWDVMLKAQGIQVPFRALMAHYYIGLFFNNFLPMVGQDVVRGYGIARYTERAHEVAISVLVDRLVGLIAFIVGGAAMSVVIVTVYGRTDMTQFAVITCVIAAGVLAAFAMLLSRRLRGLAEVLFHLPLLKIMLPTYQKLSEAFLPYRNNLGVLVFGWVLATLSMVDTHFVNWLVSFAVKADVGLEYVFLFNALVVFAPLIIPSLGGLGVTQGAFVVLYATLGKATTDEHAFAMGLMMQVVVILSSLPGALVWLQQRDRKGA, encoded by the coding sequence ATGCGACAACATCTCTTCACTGCGTTCAAAATCATCATCAGCGTCGGGCTGCTCGGCTTTCTGGTCTGGCGCGTCGGGCTCGCCGAACTCGCCGCCATCGCCGCCTCGACCGACTATCGCTTCCTGCTGGCGGCCATCGTGTTGTGGACCGGCTCGGTCATCTTCAGCGTCTGGAAGTGGGACGTCATGCTGAAGGCGCAGGGCATCCAGGTCCCGTTCCGCGCCCTGATGGCGCACTACTACATCGGCCTCTTCTTCAACAACTTTCTGCCGATGGTCGGGCAGGACGTGGTGCGCGGCTACGGCATCGCGCGCTACACCGAGCGCGCGCACGAAGTGGCCATATCGGTGCTGGTCGACCGGCTGGTCGGGCTGATCGCCTTCATCGTCGGCGGCGCGGCTATGAGCGTTGTCATTGTCACGGTGTACGGCCGCACCGACATGACGCAGTTTGCCGTCATCACCTGCGTGATCGCGGCGGGCGTGCTGGCGGCGTTTGCCATGCTGCTGAGCCGCCGCCTGCGCGGGCTGGCCGAGGTCCTGTTTCACCTGCCGCTGCTCAAGATCATGCTACCGACCTACCAGAAACTGTCGGAGGCATTCCTGCCCTACCGGAACAATCTCGGCGTGCTGGTTTTCGGCTGGGTGCTGGCCACGCTTTCGATGGTGGACACGCACTTCGTCAACTGGCTCGTCAGTTTCGCCGTCAAGGCCGACGTCGGGCTGGAGTACGTCTTTCTTTTCAATGCCCTGGTCGTGTTCGCGCCGCTGATCATCCCGTCGCTCGGCGGGCTCGGCGTGACGCAGGGCGCGTTCGTCGTCCTGTACGCCACGCTCGGCAAGGCGACCACCGACGAGCACGCCTTCGCCATGGGCCTGATGATGCAAGTCGTGGTCATCCTCTCCTCCCTGCCAGGCGCGCTCGTCTGGCTCCAACAGCGCGACCGCAAGGGCGCGTAG
- a CDS encoding winged helix DNA-binding domain-containing protein, giving the protein MTRSLSTASLNQRREARYRRKMNLRVKTPDEAVAWINEAGFSFLFPIQNVEMPSLWDAIAGRVKEVTSEHHGYEIERTWGWKDALMDKQRWYYGKLLRVKATIVALDFLPNFYALSENYGDYQHDYLEVYRDGRLSAEAKTIYEALLAHGALDTVRLRKEAHMAAESSKARFERALTELQTDLKILPVGIAEAGAWRYAFVYEVLPRWLPGVPLAAQSIGRADARRAILHRYLQNVIYAAPKAAARVFGWSPADTLKAAESLAADGLIQLDAAINGIAEPQIVAA; this is encoded by the coding sequence ATGACCCGGTCGCTTTCCACCGCCAGCCTCAACCAACGCCGCGAGGCGCGCTACCGCCGCAAAATGAACCTGCGCGTCAAGACGCCAGACGAGGCCGTGGCGTGGATCAACGAGGCCGGCTTCTCGTTCCTCTTTCCGATCCAGAACGTCGAAATGCCGTCGCTGTGGGATGCCATCGCCGGGCGGGTCAAGGAAGTCACAAGCGAGCATCACGGCTACGAGATCGAGCGCACCTGGGGCTGGAAAGACGCGTTGATGGACAAGCAGCGCTGGTATTACGGCAAGTTGCTGCGCGTCAAGGCGACGATTGTCGCGCTCGATTTCCTGCCGAACTTCTACGCGCTCAGCGAGAACTACGGGGACTACCAGCACGACTATCTCGAAGTCTACCGCGACGGGCGACTCTCGGCGGAGGCCAAAACGATATACGAGGCGTTGCTCGCGCACGGCGCGCTGGACACGGTGCGCCTGCGCAAGGAAGCGCATATGGCCGCCGAGAGCAGCAAAGCGCGCTTCGAGCGCGCGCTGACCGAGTTGCAGACCGATCTCAAAATCCTGCCGGTCGGCATCGCGGAGGCGGGTGCGTGGCGCTACGCGTTCGTGTACGAGGTGTTGCCGCGCTGGCTGCCCGGCGTGCCGCTCGCCGCGCAGTCGATCGGCCGCGCCGATGCGCGGCGAGCGATCCTGCACCGCTATCTGCAGAACGTGATCTATGCTGCGCCGAAGGCCGCCGCGCGGGTGTTCGGCTGGTCGCCGGCCGACACGCTCAAGGCGGCCGAGTCGCTGGCCGCCGACGGGCTGATCCAGCTCGATGCAGCCATCAATGGCATCGCCGAACCGCAGATCGTAGCGGCGTAG
- a CDS encoding NADP-dependent oxidoreductase gives MKAVRIREYGQSSVLHYEDAPLPSVREGDVLVRVHATSVNPFDWKVRAGYLKEYIPLTLPTVVGWDFSGIVEAVSAGVTTHKVGDEVYGLGDVMRDGASAEYIAVNAARATPKPKSLSHAHAAAVPLAALAAWQALFEHADVRAGARVLVHAAAGGVGSFAVQLAKWKGAYVFGTASTRNQELLRSLGVDMPIDYTTTRFEDVARDIDVAVDTVGGDYEERTARILKPGGMLVSIISPTAVPIAEAFGARGKFFGAQSNHSHLSEIGALLDAQTIKPVIDRLLPLKEAGAAHDLVAGGHTRGKVVLQVVA, from the coding sequence ATGAAAGCCGTGCGCATCCGAGAGTATGGTCAATCGAGCGTGCTGCACTATGAGGACGCGCCGCTTCCCAGCGTGCGCGAGGGCGACGTGCTGGTGCGCGTGCATGCGACCAGCGTCAATCCGTTCGACTGGAAAGTGCGCGCGGGATATCTGAAGGAATACATTCCGCTCACGCTGCCCACCGTCGTGGGTTGGGACTTCTCGGGCATCGTCGAGGCCGTCAGCGCCGGCGTCACGACGCACAAGGTCGGCGACGAGGTCTACGGGCTGGGCGATGTGATGCGCGACGGCGCCAGCGCGGAGTATATCGCCGTGAACGCGGCCCGCGCGACGCCGAAGCCGAAGTCGTTGAGCCACGCCCATGCAGCGGCAGTCCCGTTGGCCGCGCTCGCGGCCTGGCAGGCGCTCTTCGAGCATGCGGACGTGAGGGCAGGCGCGCGTGTGCTGGTGCACGCCGCCGCGGGTGGTGTCGGCAGTTTTGCGGTGCAGTTGGCAAAGTGGAAGGGCGCGTACGTTTTCGGGACGGCCTCCACACGCAATCAGGAGCTGCTGCGCTCGCTGGGCGTGGACATGCCCATCGACTACACGACCACCCGGTTCGAGGATGTCGCGCGCGACATCGATGTGGCCGTGGACACGGTCGGCGGCGACTACGAAGAACGCACGGCGCGCATCTTGAAGCCGGGCGGGATGCTCGTCTCCATTATTAGCCCGACCGCCGTCCCGATCGCCGAGGCGTTCGGCGCGCGCGGCAAGTTCTTCGGCGCGCAGAGCAATCACTCGCACCTATCCGAGATCGGCGCGCTGCTCGATGCACAGACGATCAAGCCGGTCATTGACCGCCTCCTGCCGCTGAAAGAAGCGGGCGCCGCGCACGATCTCGTGGCCGGCGGCCATACGCGCGGCAAGGTCGTGCTGCAGGTCGTGGCGTAG
- a CDS encoding DUF998 domain-containing protein, whose amino-acid sequence MTSIRNRLSVPLAALLLFAGGAIALLHVLRPDIDPLARTISQYLNGDYSLIARAAILVAALTLALFAHRLPRVLAVSGATRWSQALLIVTAIGFGITALIPPDVPTIELPLSPGGWAHRASAIVAFTAMTVATGVLTPIIPRDPRWPPIGGLLRALALFALAALVFAALVWAAHWPLFGLAERLLALAVMLWMLVVAWNMPAAS is encoded by the coding sequence GTGACATCAATTCGAAACCGGCTCTCGGTTCCGCTGGCGGCGCTGCTACTGTTTGCGGGCGGCGCTATCGCGCTGCTGCACGTCCTGCGTCCCGATATTGACCCGTTGGCGCGCACGATCAGCCAGTACCTGAACGGCGATTACAGCCTGATCGCACGCGCGGCGATACTCGTGGCGGCGTTGACCTTGGCCCTGTTCGCGCACCGGTTGCCGCGTGTGCTGGCGGTGTCGGGCGCCACGCGTTGGAGTCAGGCGCTGCTGATCGTGACCGCGATCGGATTTGGCATCACCGCGCTCATCCCGCCCGACGTGCCGACGATCGAACTGCCGCTGTCGCCTGGCGGGTGGGCGCACCGCGCGTCCGCGATCGTCGCGTTTACTGCCATGACTGTGGCGACCGGCGTGCTGACGCCAATCATCCCGCGCGACCCGCGCTGGCCGCCAATTGGTGGCCTGCTGCGCGCGCTGGCGCTCTTCGCGCTGGCCGCGCTGGTGTTTGCTGCGCTCGTGTGGGCCGCACACTGGCCGCTGTTCGGCCTGGCCGAGCGCCTGCTCGCGCTGGCGGTTATGCTGTGGATGCTCGTCGTGGCGTGGAACATGCCGGCGGCGAGTTGA